The following coding sequences are from one Parabacteroides pacaensis window:
- a CDS encoding dihydroorotate dehydrogenase electron transfer subunit → MKKYMLDLRVTENLRPHKDYCLLKLTAEHPLPEMLPGQFVQVKVEGSPTTFLRRPISINFVDRDRNELWLLIQLVGDGTRAMAGCQTGDLLNLVFPLGNSFAIPSYSKSWKPLLIGGGVGTAPMLFLGAELKKAGFEPVFLLGARSKDDVLQLDHFRKYGLVYITTEDGSLGEKGYVTDHSILKNDHFDQIYTCGPKPMMMAVARYADQKKIACEVSLENTMACGIGACLCCVENTRQGHVCVCTEGPVFNIDQLTWLS, encoded by the coding sequence ATGAAGAAATATATGTTAGACTTGAGGGTAACAGAAAACTTACGCCCTCATAAAGACTACTGTTTGCTTAAACTAACCGCAGAACACCCTTTGCCGGAGATGTTGCCGGGACAGTTTGTTCAGGTAAAAGTAGAAGGTTCTCCCACTACTTTCCTCCGCCGTCCTATTTCCATTAATTTTGTTGACCGTGACAGAAATGAGCTCTGGCTTCTTATTCAATTAGTAGGCGATGGAACCCGTGCAATGGCAGGCTGCCAAACCGGAGATCTATTAAATCTGGTATTTCCTCTGGGAAATAGCTTTGCTATCCCTTCTTATTCCAAAAGTTGGAAACCCCTTCTTATTGGTGGAGGTGTAGGAACAGCCCCTATGTTATTTCTGGGAGCCGAGTTGAAAAAAGCCGGCTTTGAACCGGTATTCCTTTTAGGAGCCCGCTCCAAAGATGATGTACTTCAACTGGATCATTTCCGTAAATATGGGCTGGTATATATTACTACTGAAGACGGATCATTAGGTGAAAAAGGGTATGTTACCGATCATTCTATTTTGAAGAATGACCATTTCGACCAAATTTATACGTGTGGCCCTAAACCTATGATGATGGCTGTAGCACGTTATGCGGATCAGAAAAAAATTGCCTGTGAAGTTTCTCTTGAAAATACAATGGCTTGCGGAATAGGAGCTTGTTTATGCTGTGTGGAAAATACCCGCCAAGGCCACGTATGTGTATGTACTGAAGGACCTGTATTTAATATCGATCAATTGACATGGCTGAGTTAA
- a CDS encoding helix-turn-helix domain-containing protein, whose translation MKERILMIMEKEGLTSSRFAEAIGIQRSAMSHIISGRNNPSLDVVTKILERFPYIDSDWLLLGKGNMCKSNENKISDPTLFNENSINPPKVQMETEYRKETGVQKPVYNNELPEKEKIILQEKPAKNISKIMVFYSDNTFDTFIPEKKSKD comes from the coding sequence ATGAAAGAGCGCATATTAATGATTATGGAAAAAGAAGGACTTACTTCTTCCAGATTTGCTGAAGCTATCGGGATTCAGCGTTCTGCTATGTCTCATATTATTTCCGGGAGAAATAATCCGAGTCTTGATGTAGTTACCAAAATATTAGAACGCTTTCCTTATATAGATAGTGATTGGTTATTATTAGGCAAAGGAAATATGTGCAAATCTAATGAAAATAAAATTTCTGATCCTACTTTATTCAACGAGAATAGCATAAATCCACCCAAAGTACAGATGGAAACTGAATATCGCAAGGAAACTGGGGTTCAGAAGCCTGTTTACAATAATGAACTTCCTGAAAAAGAGAAGATTATCCTACAAGAAAAACCTGCTAAAAATATCAGTAAAATCATGGTGTTTTATTCGGATAACACATTTGACACCTTTATTCCGGAGAAAAAATCGAAAGATTAG
- a CDS encoding dihydroorotate dehydrogenase: MAELKVNIGNLQLKNPVMTASGTFGYGLEFADFMDLSRIGGIIVKGTTIHHREGNFYPRMAETPSGMLNAVGLQNKGADYFIEHIYPQIKDIDTNMIVNVSGSTVEDYVACAEKIAQLPNIPAIELNISCPNVKHGGMAFGVTCAGASEVVRAVRKVYPKTLIVKLSPNVTDITQIACAVEAEGADAVSLINTLLGMAIDAEKRKPVLSTITGGLSGPCVKPIALRMVWQTAKAIKIPIIGLGGISSWKDAVEFMLAGATAVQIGTYNFIDPTISIKVVDGINDYCNRHGFASVKELTGALI; this comes from the coding sequence ATGGCTGAGTTAAAAGTAAACATAGGAAATTTGCAGTTGAAAAATCCGGTAATGACTGCTTCCGGTACTTTCGGATATGGTTTGGAATTTGCCGATTTTATGGATTTATCCCGTATAGGCGGAATCATTGTGAAAGGAACGACTATCCATCATCGGGAGGGTAACTTTTATCCACGTATGGCAGAAACACCCTCTGGCATGCTGAATGCCGTAGGATTACAAAATAAAGGAGCCGATTATTTCATAGAACATATTTATCCGCAAATAAAGGATATAGATACTAACATGATCGTGAATGTCAGTGGTTCTACCGTGGAAGATTATGTAGCTTGTGCTGAAAAAATTGCCCAATTGCCCAATATCCCGGCTATCGAGCTTAATATTTCATGCCCTAATGTAAAACATGGAGGAATGGCTTTCGGGGTCACTTGTGCAGGTGCTTCCGAAGTGGTAAGGGCTGTGCGGAAAGTATATCCTAAAACATTGATTGTAAAGCTTTCGCCTAACGTTACTGATATTACCCAGATAGCTTGTGCTGTTGAAGCTGAAGGAGCCGATGCGGTATCGCTTATTAATACATTGTTAGGTATGGCAATAGATGCCGAGAAGCGCAAACCTGTACTTTCTACTATTACCGGTGGTCTTTCCGGTCCTTGTGTTAAACCTATAGCTTTACGAATGGTTTGGCAGACAGCAAAAGCTATAAAAATTCCCATTATAGGTCTAGGAGGTATTTCTTCTTGGAAAGATGCCGTAGAATTCATGTTAGCCGGGGCTACTGCCGTTCAAATAGGTACTTATAATTTTATAGATCCTACCATTTCTATAAAAGTAGTAGATGGTATCAACGATTACTGTAACCGACATGGTTTTGCTTCCGTGAAAGAACTAACAGGAGCTTTGATATAA